The Microbacter sp. GSS18 genome has a segment encoding these proteins:
- the purL gene encoding phosphoribosylformylglycinamidine synthase subunit PurL has protein sequence MTSLDTAAAARPAADTVDNAAATPEKEQPYAALGLKDDEYAEIRSLLGRRPTSGELAMYSVMWSEHCSYKSSKIYLRQFGQKVSDDMRERLMVGMGQNAGVVDIGEGWAVTFKVESHNHPSYIEPFQGAATGVGGIVRDIISMGARPVAVMDQLRFGAIDNPDTARVVHGVVSGISFYGNCLGLPNIGGETVFDPVYQGNPLVNALAVGVLRHEDLKLANASGAGNKVVLFGARTGGDGIGGASILASDTFADGGPTKRPAVQVGDPFAEKVLIECCLELYKGELVEAIQDLGAAGISCATSELAANGGSGMRVDLENVLLRDPTLTPEEILMSESQERMMAIVAPEKLDRFLEVVAKWEVETSVLGEVTGDGRLQIFWHGEEIVNVDPSTVAVDGPVYERPVAYPTWIDALRDDSAQALPRPCDGETLRSQFTQLVSSPNLADTSWITNQYDYYVMGNTALSFPDDAGMIRVDENSGLGFAIATDCNGRYCQLDPYEGAKLALAEAYRNVAVTGAVPTAVTDCLNFGSPENPEVMWQFSQAVEGLSDGCLEVGIPVTGGNVSFYNQTGDQPIFPTPVVGVMGIIDDVARRIPSGWQDAGENIYLLGVTANELSGSQWAATVHGHLGGRPPRVDLAGEKRLGDLLHAAGQQGLVSSAHDLSSGGLAQALAEGVMRFGVGARVWLDEIMERDGVDAAMALFSESTGRVIVSVPREDDVKFRGLCEGRDYPVLRIGVTDAPVDGSPASLEVQGLFTVSAPELAGLSTATLPAAFGPTVVEPTA, from the coding sequence ATGACTTCCCTCGACACCGCCGCGGCCGCGCGTCCCGCCGCAGACACGGTCGACAACGCCGCCGCCACCCCTGAGAAGGAGCAGCCGTACGCGGCACTCGGCCTCAAGGACGACGAGTACGCCGAGATCCGCTCGCTGCTGGGGCGCCGCCCCACGTCGGGCGAGCTGGCCATGTACTCGGTGATGTGGAGCGAGCACTGCTCGTACAAGTCCAGCAAGATCTACCTGCGCCAGTTCGGCCAGAAGGTCTCGGACGATATGCGCGAGCGCCTCATGGTCGGCATGGGCCAGAACGCCGGCGTCGTCGACATCGGCGAGGGCTGGGCGGTGACCTTCAAGGTCGAGTCGCACAACCACCCCAGCTACATCGAGCCGTTCCAGGGCGCCGCCACCGGCGTCGGCGGCATCGTCCGCGACATCATCTCGATGGGCGCGCGCCCGGTCGCCGTCATGGACCAGCTGCGCTTCGGCGCCATCGACAACCCCGACACCGCGCGCGTCGTCCACGGCGTCGTCAGCGGCATCTCGTTCTACGGCAACTGCCTGGGGCTGCCGAACATCGGCGGCGAGACCGTCTTCGACCCGGTGTACCAGGGCAACCCGCTCGTCAACGCCCTCGCCGTCGGCGTCCTCCGCCACGAGGACCTCAAGCTCGCCAACGCCTCGGGCGCCGGCAACAAGGTCGTCCTGTTCGGCGCGCGCACCGGTGGCGACGGCATCGGCGGCGCGTCGATCCTCGCCTCCGACACCTTCGCCGACGGCGGCCCGACCAAGCGCCCCGCGGTCCAGGTCGGCGATCCGTTCGCCGAGAAGGTGCTCATCGAGTGCTGCCTCGAGCTCTACAAGGGCGAGCTCGTCGAGGCCATCCAGGACCTCGGCGCCGCCGGCATCTCGTGCGCGACGAGCGAGCTCGCCGCCAACGGCGGCTCGGGCATGCGCGTCGACCTCGAGAACGTGCTGCTGCGCGACCCCACGCTCACGCCCGAGGAGATCCTCATGAGCGAGAGCCAGGAGCGCATGATGGCGATCGTCGCGCCCGAGAAGCTCGACCGCTTCCTCGAGGTCGTCGCCAAGTGGGAGGTCGAGACGAGCGTGCTCGGCGAGGTCACCGGCGACGGACGACTGCAGATCTTCTGGCACGGCGAGGAGATCGTCAATGTGGATCCGTCCACGGTCGCCGTCGACGGGCCCGTCTACGAGCGCCCCGTCGCCTACCCGACGTGGATCGATGCGCTGCGCGACGACTCGGCGCAGGCGCTCCCCCGCCCGTGCGACGGCGAGACGCTGCGCTCCCAGTTCACGCAGCTGGTCTCGAGCCCCAACCTCGCCGACACGTCGTGGATCACGAACCAGTACGACTACTACGTCATGGGCAACACCGCCCTGTCGTTCCCGGACGACGCGGGCATGATCCGCGTCGACGAGAACTCCGGACTCGGCTTCGCGATCGCCACGGACTGCAACGGACGCTACTGCCAGCTCGACCCGTACGAGGGCGCCAAGCTCGCCCTCGCCGAGGCTTACCGCAACGTCGCCGTCACGGGCGCCGTGCCGACGGCGGTCACGGACTGCCTCAACTTCGGGTCACCGGAGAACCCCGAGGTCATGTGGCAGTTCTCGCAGGCCGTCGAGGGCCTGTCGGACGGATGCCTCGAGGTCGGCATCCCCGTCACGGGCGGCAACGTGTCGTTCTACAACCAGACCGGCGACCAGCCCATCTTCCCGACCCCGGTCGTGGGCGTCATGGGCATCATCGACGACGTGGCCCGTCGCATCCCCAGCGGCTGGCAGGATGCCGGCGAGAACATCTACCTGCTCGGGGTCACGGCCAACGAGCTCAGCGGCTCGCAGTGGGCGGCCACCGTCCACGGTCACCTCGGCGGGCGTCCGCCGCGCGTCGACCTCGCCGGCGAGAAGCGCCTGGGCGACCTGCTCCACGCCGCGGGCCAGCAGGGACTGGTCTCGAGCGCCCACGACCTGTCGTCGGGGGGCCTCGCCCAGGCCCTCGCCGAGGGCGTCATGCGCTTCGGCGTCGGCGCGCGCGTGTGGCTCGACGAGATCATGGAGCGCGACGGCGTCGACGCCGCCATGGCTCTGTTCTCGGAGTCGACCGGCCGCGTCATCGTGTCGGTCCCGCGCGAGGACGACGTGAAATTCCGCGGGCTGTGCGAGGGCCGCGACTACCCCGTGCTGCGCATCGGCGTGACCGACGCGCCGGTCGACGGCAGCCCGGCCTCCCTCGAGGTGCAGGGCCTGTTCACGGTGTCGGCGCCGGAGCTCGCGGGGCTGTCCACCGCGACGCTCCCGGCCGCCTTCGGCCCCACCGTGGTCGAACCGACCGCCTGA
- a CDS encoding DUF4395 domain-containing protein: MSDATADRTVRPVIGQWVDGIDVPVVNERAVRASAGILFLLGFAAWMWGFATGDLQPMRGFGILFAVEMMLRLFVGTRYTPTLALGTLITRPQRPEWVEARSKQFAWGLGLGMALLGCFSLGWLGLPAVIAQTICAGCLLLLFVEAAFGICVGCELARRFSREKPTMCAGDTCTYTPPKLGERHSVLPSPPSDPDPLGSHSPARID, translated from the coding sequence ATGAGCGATGCCACCGCCGACCGCACCGTCCGCCCCGTGATCGGCCAGTGGGTCGACGGCATCGACGTACCCGTCGTCAACGAGCGCGCCGTTCGGGCATCCGCGGGCATCCTGTTCCTGCTCGGATTCGCCGCGTGGATGTGGGGCTTCGCCACCGGCGACCTGCAGCCGATGCGGGGATTCGGCATCCTCTTCGCCGTCGAGATGATGCTCCGCCTGTTCGTCGGTACCCGCTACACCCCGACCCTGGCGCTGGGCACGCTCATCACCCGGCCGCAGCGCCCGGAGTGGGTCGAGGCGCGCTCCAAGCAGTTCGCGTGGGGCCTGGGCCTCGGGATGGCCCTGCTGGGATGCTTCAGCCTCGGCTGGCTGGGGCTTCCCGCCGTCATCGCCCAGACGATCTGCGCCGGATGCCTGCTGCTGCTTTTCGTCGAGGCCGCGTTCGGCATCTGCGTCGGGTGCGAACTGGCCCGCCGGTTCTCCCGCGAGAAGCCGACGATGTGCGCCGGCGACACCTGCACGTACACGCCCCCGAAGCTCGGCGAGCGCCACAGCGTGCTGCCCTCGCCACCCTCGGACCCCGATCCTCTGGGGTCGCACTCGCCGGCCCGGATAGACTGA
- a CDS encoding TerC family protein, whose translation MDFSFAFTPDLIAVFLTLFVLEVVLGVDNVIFISILASKLPQEQQAKARNLGLTLAMLMRVILVLFAGWIITLKEDIFVLWGMGFSWKDIILIAGGLFLVYKAVTEIHHKLEGAEEEHGAGGTKAITFGSVIAQILLLDIVFSLDSVITAVGMTENLLIIITVVVLSFGIMLFAARFIFAFVNNHPTVKMLALSFLLLIGVFLVAEGFGFHIDKAFIYGPMAFAIFVEALNLLAASRRAKREQKRRSAVRLRPQYPDVDESVAVSAALSAGPGSGSVGLSRKPVAGEAGDGQERAGLG comes from the coding sequence GTGGACTTCTCCTTCGCTTTCACGCCCGACCTCATCGCCGTGTTCCTGACGCTGTTCGTGCTCGAGGTGGTGCTGGGCGTCGACAACGTCATCTTCATCTCGATCCTCGCCTCGAAGCTCCCGCAGGAGCAGCAGGCGAAGGCGCGCAACCTCGGCCTGACGCTGGCGATGCTGATGCGGGTGATCCTGGTGCTCTTCGCGGGATGGATCATCACGCTCAAGGAGGACATCTTCGTGCTGTGGGGGATGGGCTTCTCGTGGAAGGACATCATCCTCATCGCCGGAGGCCTCTTCCTCGTGTACAAGGCCGTGACCGAGATCCACCACAAGCTCGAGGGAGCCGAAGAGGAGCACGGCGCCGGCGGGACGAAGGCGATCACCTTCGGCTCGGTGATCGCGCAGATCCTCCTGCTGGACATCGTGTTCTCGCTGGATTCCGTGATCACGGCGGTGGGCATGACCGAGAACCTGCTCATCATCATCACGGTGGTGGTGCTGTCGTTCGGCATCATGCTGTTCGCCGCGCGCTTCATCTTCGCTTTCGTCAACAACCACCCCACCGTGAAGATGCTCGCGCTGTCGTTCCTGCTGCTGATCGGCGTCTTCCTCGTCGCCGAGGGGTTCGGATTCCACATCGACAAGGCGTTCATCTACGGGCCGATGGCCTTCGCGATCTTCGTCGAGGCGCTGAACCTGCTGGCCGCGTCGCGCCGGGCCAAGCGCGAGCAGAAGCGGCGCAGCGCCGTGCGGCTGCGCCCGCAGTATCCCGACGTCGACGAGTCCGTCGCCGTGTCGGCCGCGCTGTCGGCCGGGCCCGGTTCCGGGTCGGTCGGACTGTCGCGCAAGCCCGTGGCGGGCGAGGCCGGCGACGGTCAGGAGCGCGCGGGGCTCGGCTGA
- a CDS encoding thioredoxin domain-containing protein, whose amino-acid sequence MRTSFRRVAVAGAFALATASLLTACTSAAPADSTTPEAASALIVDGIRVGDGPVEVVVFGDAACPHCMVLDAEVGDALATAVDAGEITLVLHPMTYVSEKRGDTTDYSARSAALLFAAADAGEVDAIPELYALIQENQVDETGAPSDADLLAYAAEAGVTADLGDAPAGEEYLTLARAANDYWLGREIPGTGVTLEFVPSVAVDGAFFEVREDGTDLARLQTAISDSGA is encoded by the coding sequence GTGCGCACTTCATTCCGCCGCGTCGCCGTCGCGGGCGCCTTCGCGCTCGCGACCGCCTCCCTGCTCACCGCCTGCACGTCGGCGGCTCCCGCCGACTCCACGACGCCGGAAGCGGCGTCTGCACTCATCGTCGATGGCATCCGCGTCGGCGACGGGCCTGTCGAGGTGGTCGTGTTCGGCGACGCCGCGTGCCCGCACTGCATGGTGCTCGACGCCGAGGTGGGCGACGCCCTGGCCACCGCCGTCGACGCGGGCGAGATCACGCTCGTCCTGCATCCCATGACCTACGTCAGCGAGAAGCGCGGCGACACGACCGACTACTCGGCCCGCTCGGCGGCGCTGCTGTTCGCCGCGGCCGACGCCGGCGAGGTCGACGCGATCCCCGAGCTGTACGCGCTGATCCAGGAGAACCAGGTCGACGAGACCGGCGCACCCTCGGATGCCGACCTGCTCGCCTACGCGGCCGAAGCGGGCGTGACCGCCGACCTCGGCGACGCCCCCGCCGGCGAGGAGTATCTGACACTCGCCCGCGCCGCCAACGACTACTGGCTCGGCCGCGAGATCCCCGGCACGGGCGTCACGCTCGAGTTCGTGCCGAGCGTCGCCGTCGACGGCGCGTTCTTCGAGGTGCGCGAGGACGGCACCGACCTCGCGCGGCTGCAGACCGCCATCTCCGACTCGGGCGCGTGA
- a CDS encoding DUF389 domain-containing protein codes for MLTVRVTATREVSERVRVMLEAEPTVSDLIIVPAAAGGEHDLLFFDLARESANDVMQDLRHAGVAEDGSIVVSEPLTVISEDAAAAERVAPGHPADGVVWAQLSDRTQEDARPSWVFFVFLLLATLIAGVGRILDQPILIIGAMVVGPEFAPIAALCYAIVRGKRRIAGEAVLTLVAGFAAAIVISWAVWAVVYGAGWITFTAATTGARTSFIIEPNAWSFVIAVLAGVAGVLSLTTEKSSALVGVFISITTVPAAGTISLTLAVGAWDEAIAAAAQLGINILGLLIAGTATLAVQLHVSHPLRRRLSRRWGDPRWLRRRGPGGGAGRWSL; via the coding sequence ATGCTGACGGTGCGCGTCACGGCGACGCGAGAGGTGTCGGAGCGGGTCCGCGTCATGCTCGAGGCGGAGCCGACCGTCAGCGACCTGATCATCGTCCCCGCCGCGGCGGGCGGAGAGCACGATCTGCTCTTCTTCGACCTCGCGCGTGAGAGCGCGAACGACGTCATGCAGGACCTCCGGCACGCCGGCGTGGCCGAGGACGGCTCGATCGTCGTCTCGGAGCCGCTGACGGTCATCTCCGAGGACGCCGCCGCCGCCGAACGGGTGGCGCCCGGGCACCCCGCCGACGGTGTGGTGTGGGCGCAGCTGTCGGACCGGACGCAGGAGGACGCGCGGCCCTCGTGGGTGTTCTTCGTGTTCCTGCTGCTGGCCACCCTCATCGCGGGCGTCGGCCGCATCCTCGATCAGCCGATCCTCATCATCGGGGCGATGGTCGTGGGGCCCGAGTTCGCCCCCATCGCCGCCCTCTGCTACGCCATCGTGCGGGGCAAGCGCCGCATCGCCGGCGAGGCCGTGCTGACCCTCGTCGCGGGGTTCGCCGCCGCGATCGTCATCTCGTGGGCGGTGTGGGCGGTCGTGTACGGCGCGGGCTGGATCACCTTCACGGCGGCGACCACCGGCGCACGGACCTCATTCATCATCGAGCCCAACGCATGGTCGTTCGTCATCGCCGTGCTCGCGGGCGTCGCCGGAGTGCTGTCCCTGACCACCGAGAAGTCCTCGGCGCTGGTGGGGGTGTTCATCTCGATCACCACCGTTCCCGCCGCCGGGACCATCTCACTGACCCTGGCCGTCGGCGCGTGGGACGAAGCGATCGCGGCGGCGGCGCAGCTCGGGATCAACATCCTGGGACTACTGATCGCCGGCACGGCGACGCTCGCCGTGCAGCTGCACGTCAGCCATCCCCTGCGCCGCCGGCTGTCGCGCCGCTGGGGCGATCCCCGGTGGCTCCGCCGCCGCGGGCCCGGCGGAGGGGCGGGACGATGGTCCTTGTGA
- a CDS encoding ABC transporter ATP-binding protein, whose protein sequence is MTAAITTTALTKRYGSHTAIRELDMAVERGSVFGLIGPNGAGKTTTLRLLLDIIRPTAGSMTVLGVDPRAGGADLRRRIGFIPGELRLEGRVKGGALLRHLAEISGPVAPGAIEELAERISLDLTRPVRTLSKGNKQKLGLVQAFMHKPELLVLDEPTSGLDPLIQREFLVMLREAREAGQTVLLSSHVLSEVQQAADDVAVLADGRIVARGDVASLRIASVRRIRATVAGADAETLRTALAAVPEVEDLDVADSPGAADLVLVSATAHNGIDAVMRALTLGEIRDLTVEEPDLEESVLDLYARTEGAS, encoded by the coding sequence ATGACCGCGGCCATCACCACCACCGCGCTGACCAAGCGCTACGGCTCGCACACCGCGATCCGCGAGCTCGACATGGCCGTCGAGCGCGGTTCGGTGTTCGGGCTGATCGGTCCGAACGGGGCGGGCAAGACCACGACGCTCCGCCTGCTGCTGGACATCATCCGGCCGACGGCGGGGTCGATGACGGTGCTGGGCGTCGACCCGCGCGCCGGCGGCGCCGATCTGCGGCGACGCATCGGCTTCATCCCCGGCGAGCTGCGGCTCGAGGGGCGCGTCAAGGGCGGCGCTCTGCTGCGCCATCTCGCCGAGATCAGCGGCCCGGTCGCGCCCGGCGCGATCGAGGAGCTGGCCGAGCGCATCTCGCTGGACCTCACGCGCCCCGTGCGCACGCTCTCGAAGGGCAACAAGCAGAAGCTCGGCCTCGTGCAGGCGTTCATGCACAAACCCGAGCTGCTCGTGCTCGACGAGCCGACGAGCGGCCTCGACCCGCTCATCCAGCGCGAGTTCCTCGTGATGCTGCGCGAGGCGCGCGAGGCGGGGCAGACCGTGCTGCTGAGCTCGCACGTGCTCAGCGAGGTGCAGCAGGCGGCCGACGACGTCGCGGTGCTCGCCGATGGGAGGATCGTCGCCCGCGGCGACGTCGCGTCGCTGCGGATCGCGAGCGTGCGCCGCATCCGCGCGACGGTCGCGGGGGCGGATGCCGAGACGCTGCGCACCGCGCTCGCCGCAGTGCCCGAGGTCGAGGACCTCGACGTCGCCGACTCGCCGGGAGCCGCGGACCTCGTGCTCGTGTCGGCGACGGCCCACAACGGCATCGATGCGGTCATGCGGGCGCTCACCCTCGGGGAGATCCGCGACCTCACGGTGGAGGAGCCCGACCTCGAGGAGTCGGTCCTCGATCTGTACGCCCGGACGGAGGGGGCGTCATGA
- a CDS encoding TetR/AcrR family transcriptional regulator: MSTSSGYHHGDLRNALLETASHIAAEGDPDALTLRAVARRAGVSHAAAYRHFADKRDLLQALALRGFAALGDAMASAGDGAEPTLADVAAAYVRFARGHRVEFRLMYDRALCAPPGAPDPLADAGARALAGLEEFLGTRCGVPADVREDAALAVLSQMHGLATLILETPALKDVDDARADALARRCADFLVLGDPARGARS, from the coding sequence ATGTCAACATCAAGCGGCTACCACCACGGCGACCTGCGCAACGCGCTCCTGGAGACCGCCTCGCACATCGCCGCGGAGGGCGACCCCGACGCGCTCACGCTGCGCGCGGTCGCGCGCCGCGCAGGCGTGAGCCACGCCGCCGCCTACCGCCACTTCGCCGACAAGCGCGACCTCCTGCAGGCGCTCGCGCTGCGCGGCTTCGCGGCGCTCGGCGATGCGATGGCGTCCGCAGGCGACGGAGCCGAGCCGACCCTGGCCGATGTCGCCGCGGCGTACGTGCGGTTCGCGCGCGGCCACAGGGTGGAGTTCCGGCTCATGTACGACCGGGCGCTGTGCGCCCCGCCCGGCGCGCCCGACCCGCTCGCCGATGCCGGCGCCCGCGCGCTGGCGGGACTGGAGGAGTTCCTCGGCACCCGATGCGGCGTGCCGGCCGACGTGCGCGAGGATGCCGCCCTCGCGGTGCTCAGCCAGATGCACGGACTGGCGACGCTCATCCTGGAGACCCCCGCGCTCAAGGACGTCGACGACGCCCGCGCCGACGCGCTGGCGCGACGCTGCGCGGACTTCCTCGTCCTGGGAGACCCGGCACGCGGGGCTCGTAGCTGA
- a CDS encoding NAD-dependent epimerase/dehydratase family protein: MEVFMQVVIGAGALGAATAEALVERGERVRVVSRTGAGAPEREGVESVAADVRDPESLDRAVAGAACVYQCAQPPYHRWLEDFEPLQTAVIEAAARAGANLVVADNLYGYGRPVGVLHEDSPREPVSRKGALRARMADAALEAHRAGRLRVALVRPSNFFGPRYERSGVELFRPALAGGRMTFLGGADQPHAYTYVPDAGRALAAVGTSDDGWGAAWIAPAQPAVTPRELARLVWRAAGREGDPRISVLGRRTASVLGLFSPLVRELPEMMYEFEEPFVVDSSRIQSAFGIRPTPLGEAVRASLDAFAMG, from the coding sequence ATGGAGGTCTTCATGCAGGTCGTGATCGGCGCAGGAGCGCTGGGAGCAGCCACCGCCGAGGCGCTGGTCGAACGGGGCGAGCGGGTGCGCGTGGTCAGCCGCACGGGAGCCGGAGCGCCGGAGCGAGAGGGAGTCGAGTCGGTCGCCGCGGACGTGCGCGACCCGGAGTCGCTGGACCGGGCGGTCGCGGGGGCGGCGTGCGTCTATCAGTGCGCTCAGCCGCCGTACCACCGGTGGCTCGAGGACTTCGAACCATTGCAGACCGCGGTCATCGAGGCTGCGGCGCGCGCCGGCGCGAACCTCGTCGTCGCGGACAACCTGTACGGCTACGGGCGCCCGGTCGGGGTGTTGCACGAGGACAGCCCGCGCGAGCCGGTGTCCCGCAAGGGCGCCCTGCGCGCCCGCATGGCCGACGCCGCGCTCGAGGCGCATCGCGCGGGGCGGCTGCGCGTCGCGCTCGTGCGACCCTCGAACTTCTTCGGCCCCCGCTACGAGCGCAGCGGAGTCGAGCTCTTCCGGCCCGCGCTCGCAGGCGGGCGGATGACGTTCCTCGGCGGCGCGGATCAGCCGCACGCGTATACGTACGTGCCTGACGCGGGGCGTGCGCTCGCCGCGGTCGGAACGAGCGATGACGGCTGGGGAGCCGCGTGGATCGCGCCGGCGCAGCCCGCCGTCACGCCGCGCGAACTCGCGCGCCTGGTGTGGCGGGCCGCCGGTCGCGAAGGCGATCCGCGCATCTCGGTGCTCGGCCGGCGCACGGCATCCGTCCTCGGGCTCTTCTCCCCTCTTGTGCGCGAGCTGCCCGAGATGATGTACGAGTTCGAGGAGCCGTTCGTCGTGGATTCGTCGCGAATCCAGTCCGCGTTCGGCATCCGCCCCACTCCACTCGGTGAGGCGGTCCGGGCCTCACTCGACGCGTTCGCGATGGGGTGA
- a CDS encoding SDR family oxidoreductase, protein MAPSTGPRPVTIVTGGSRGIGAAVAERLAADGHDLVLTYRVAREEAEAVATACRALGARVLLVRADLADLEDAARVVPAALAEFGRLTGLVNNAGVTMRIGDFIGIDLPEVERMLRINVLAPIAITRDALEAMSTERGGEGGTVVNISSGAATSGAPNTYVPYAMSKGAINAMTTGLAKEFGPQGVRVNTVSPGTTYTTIHADGGRPNAPEERAPAIPLRRAAHPHEVADAVAYFFGAGAAFTSGADLRVTGGT, encoded by the coding sequence ATGGCGCCCTCCACCGGACCCCGACCCGTCACGATCGTCACCGGCGGAAGCCGCGGCATCGGCGCGGCGGTCGCCGAACGGCTCGCCGCAGACGGCCACGATCTCGTGCTCACCTACCGCGTCGCCCGCGAGGAGGCCGAAGCCGTGGCGACGGCGTGCCGGGCCCTGGGAGCCCGGGTCCTTCTCGTCCGGGCGGACCTCGCCGACCTGGAGGACGCCGCCCGTGTCGTGCCCGCCGCGCTCGCCGAGTTCGGCCGGCTGACCGGCCTGGTCAACAACGCCGGGGTCACCATGCGGATCGGCGACTTCATCGGCATCGACCTCCCGGAGGTCGAGCGGATGCTGCGCATCAACGTCCTCGCCCCGATCGCCATCACGCGCGACGCCCTCGAGGCCATGTCGACCGAGCGCGGCGGCGAAGGCGGCACCGTCGTCAACATCTCCTCCGGTGCCGCGACGAGCGGCGCGCCGAACACGTACGTGCCGTACGCGATGAGCAAGGGCGCGATCAACGCGATGACGACGGGCCTCGCCAAGGAGTTCGGCCCCCAGGGCGTGCGCGTCAACACCGTATCGCCCGGCACCACCTACACGACCATCCACGCCGACGGCGGCCGTCCGAACGCTCCCGAAGAGCGCGCTCCCGCCATCCCCCTGCGGCGCGCCGCGCATCCCCACGAGGTCGCCGACGCCGTCGCCTACTTCTTCGGTGCGGGCGCCGCCTTCACCTCCGGCGCCGACCTGCGGGTCACCGGCGGCACCTGA
- a CDS encoding DNA alkylation repair protein, whose product MESPAAAFIDRTLRAEASEWRTWADGDATVGGLRVYGASVGAIRGTVRDALRRHRGLGHDDVTALASELWAVPVFERRLAAIVLLQGQVETLTGKDLTRVEGFLRDARTPGLIEPLAVDVVRPLLARLTGAEADRARRIVARWAAADAEELRTAAALL is encoded by the coding sequence GTGGAGTCCCCCGCCGCCGCCTTCATCGACCGCACGCTGCGGGCCGAGGCGTCCGAGTGGCGCACGTGGGCCGACGGCGATGCGACTGTCGGCGGACTGCGGGTGTACGGCGCCTCGGTCGGCGCGATCCGCGGCACCGTCCGCGACGCGCTTCGGCGGCATCGGGGTCTCGGGCACGACGACGTCACGGCACTCGCGTCGGAGCTGTGGGCGGTGCCGGTGTTCGAGCGTCGCCTCGCGGCCATCGTGCTGTTGCAGGGTCAGGTCGAAACGCTCACCGGTAAGGACCTCACCCGCGTCGAGGGGTTCCTCCGCGATGCCCGCACACCCGGCCTGATCGAGCCGCTCGCCGTCGACGTGGTGAGGCCACTGCTCGCCCGCCTGACCGGCGCCGAGGCCGACCGTGCCCGGCGCATCGTGGCCCGGTGGGCCGCGGCGGACGCCGAGGAGCTCCGCACAGCGGCTGCGCTGCTGTGA
- a CDS encoding GNAT family N-acetyltransferase encodes MPEPAPPSVAPTQDRPVEIVSVAHDDDRGARLRDALDAELDARYHSDDPEPPDVTAARAEAMRVHPDQLVVTLLAVTADGEAVGHAMVRRLGDDWELKRLVVATDLRGTGVGRRLVQAAIDRARAGGAPRMILQTGPAQPESVALYRSFGFTPIPVYEPYIATMPDSLCFAVAL; translated from the coding sequence ATGCCCGAACCCGCACCGCCGTCCGTCGCGCCGACGCAGGATCGCCCGGTCGAGATCGTGTCGGTGGCGCACGACGACGACCGCGGGGCGCGCCTGCGCGACGCCCTCGACGCGGAGCTCGACGCGCGGTACCACAGCGACGACCCCGAGCCGCCCGACGTCACGGCCGCGCGCGCCGAGGCGATGCGCGTGCATCCCGACCAGCTCGTCGTGACGCTGCTGGCCGTCACCGCAGACGGCGAGGCCGTGGGGCACGCGATGGTGCGCCGGCTGGGCGACGATTGGGAGCTCAAGCGCCTCGTCGTCGCGACCGATCTCCGCGGCACCGGCGTCGGGCGCCGTCTCGTGCAGGCGGCGATCGACCGGGCCCGTGCGGGCGGGGCCCCGCGCATGATCCTGCAGACAGGGCCGGCCCAGCCCGAGTCGGTGGCGCTGTACCGATCGTTCGGCTTCACTCCGATCCCGGTGTACGAGCCGTACATCGCGACGATGCCGGATTCCCTGTGCTTCGCGGTCGCGCTCTGA